A window of the Bacteroides thetaiotaomicron VPI-5482 genome harbors these coding sequences:
- a CDS encoding NAD(P)/FAD-dependent oxidoreductase codes for MDLHSGLPYWVVKNSLLDYFHPLEDDFSTDIVVVGSGITGALMVHELCSAGLRCCMVDKRSIATGSSIASTALLQYEIDVPLCEMAEIIGEDNAVSAYRASLASIADIEKVLKETGVDADFEKRPSLFYASIPKDIELIEKEYVIRKKHNLPVRLLGKEEIKKLYNIEVPGNALLNRVSAQMDAYKATTGLLLYHMKKDGLEIFTHTGVTECVEMPEGYIIETDRGHKIECKYVIIASGFEAGKFLSREIMDLTSTYALVSHPVDSKDLWPEQCLIWETAEPYLYIRTTRGNRIIVGGEDEKFSDPERRDALLRKKTLVLEKKFRRLFPSIPFKTEMAWCGTFSTTKDGLPFIGNCPDKDRMFFDLGYGGNGITFSMIGAQIICKKLQGIDDERGRIFGYERIEKYW; via the coding sequence ATGGACTTACATTCAGGATTGCCCTATTGGGTTGTTAAAAATTCATTGTTAGATTACTTTCATCCCTTGGAGGATGATTTTTCAACAGATATTGTAGTTGTGGGGTCTGGTATAACGGGTGCTTTGATGGTACACGAGCTTTGTAGTGCCGGTTTAAGATGTTGCATGGTTGACAAACGAAGCATTGCAACTGGAAGTTCCATTGCAAGTACCGCTTTACTGCAATATGAAATTGATGTTCCTCTTTGTGAAATGGCAGAAATTATTGGAGAGGATAATGCTGTTTCTGCATATCGCGCATCTTTGGCATCAATTGCTGATATTGAAAAGGTATTAAAGGAAACAGGAGTAGATGCTGATTTTGAAAAACGACCAAGTCTTTTTTATGCTAGTATTCCAAAGGATATAGAATTAATTGAAAAAGAATATGTGATACGAAAGAAGCACAATTTGCCGGTTCGTTTGCTGGGAAAAGAGGAGATAAAAAAACTGTATAATATAGAGGTTCCAGGCAATGCACTGTTAAACCGAGTATCGGCGCAGATGGATGCTTACAAAGCGACTACTGGTCTTTTGCTCTACCATATGAAAAAAGATGGACTGGAAATTTTTACTCATACCGGTGTAACAGAATGTGTTGAAATGCCTGAAGGATATATTATAGAAACAGATAGAGGGCATAAAATAGAGTGTAAATATGTGATCATCGCATCCGGATTTGAAGCAGGGAAGTTTTTATCTCGGGAAATTATGGATTTGACTTCAACTTATGCACTTGTGTCGCATCCGGTAGATTCTAAAGATTTGTGGCCTGAACAGTGTTTAATTTGGGAAACAGCTGAGCCATATTTGTATATACGGACTACAAGGGGAAATCGTATCATTGTCGGTGGTGAAGATGAAAAGTTCAGTGATCCGGAGCGCCGTGATGCGTTACTCAGAAAGAAAACTCTTGTATTAGAAAAGAAATTTAGGAGATTATTTCCAAGTATTCCTTTTAAAACAGAAATGGCGTGGTGTGGCACTTTTAGTACAACAAAAGATGGGCTACCCTTTATCGGTAATTGTCCAGATAAGGACAGGATGTTTTTTGATTTGGGATATGGTGGCAACGGCATAACCTTTAGTATGATTGGAGCACAGATTATCTGCAAGAAGTTGCAAGGTATAGATGATGAACGCGGTAGGATTTTCGGTTATGAGAGAATTGAAAAATATTGGTAA
- a CDS encoding YtxH domain-containing protein, giving the protein MENRTSDLWLGLGIGSVIGALVYRFSRTSKAKKLKKKVCDAFHKISGQVEEMLDTAKEKVLDTGAAVADKVADKTFDLAEKADDLKGKMHTIAADAKK; this is encoded by the coding sequence ATGGAAAATAGAACTTCTGATTTATGGCTCGGTCTTGGTATAGGATCGGTCATTGGCGCCCTCGTCTATCGTTTTTCACGAACTTCTAAAGCCAAAAAACTAAAGAAAAAAGTATGTGATGCCTTTCATAAAATAAGTGGGCAAGTCGAAGAAATGTTAGATACTGCAAAGGAAAAAGTATTGGATACGGGTGCTGCCGTAGCCGATAAAGTTGCAGACAAAACTTTCGACCTAGCTGAAAAGGCAGATGACCTTAAAGGCAAAATGCATACAATAGCTGCTGATGCAAAAAAATGA